From one Rhineura floridana isolate rRhiFlo1 chromosome 4, rRhiFlo1.hap2, whole genome shotgun sequence genomic stretch:
- the CCN6 gene encoding cellular communication network factor 6, with amino-acid sequence MNSLELIPTVQTNRQKQGNSGEKSAESSETHQCKELCHWPCRCPHVPTCSPGVSLVKDGCGCCKMCAKQSGEICNEAEVCDPHKGLYCDYSADNPRYERGLCAYMIAVGCELNGEHYINGQAFQPTPLYKCLCVNGAIGCTPVFISKSALTECATLNSRKESEQPKCASGQQKELQSTGYRLMSVFRSVPLVLKKKCLVQATPWTPCSRTCDMGISDRVTNENNKCEIRKEKRLCYIQPCQATFPKSVKIPKGRTCQPTFQLAKAEKLVFSGCTSRQKYKPTFCGICLDKRCCIPNKSIMITVQFDCPKEGSFKWKMMWITSCVCQKTCNDPGNIFSELKLL; translated from the exons GGTGCAAACCAACAGGCAGAAGCAAGGAAATTCTGGAGAAAAATCTGCAGAAAGCAGTGAGACTCATCAATGCAAAGAGTTATGCCATTGGCCCTGCAGATGCCCACATGTGCCAACCTGCAGCCCTGGGGTGAGCCTGGTGAAGGACGGCTGTGGATGCTGCAAGATGTGTGCCAAGCAGTCAGGGGAAATCTGTAATGAAGCAGAGGTCTGTGACCCTCACAAGGGGCTATATTGCGACTACTCTGCAGATAACCCTAGGTATGAAAGAGGACTGTGTGCAT ATATGATAGCAGTAGGTTGTGAGCTCAATGGTGAGCACTATATCAATGGCCAAGCCTTCCAGCCCACTCCTCTTTATAAATGTTTGTGTGTGAATGGCGCAATTGGATGTACACCTGTATTCATCTCAAAGTCAGCACTTACTGAATGTGCCACACTGAACAGTAGAAAGGAATCTGAACAACCCAAATGTGCTTCAGGACAGCAGAAGGAGCTGCAATCGACAGGTTACAGATTAATGTCAG TTTTCAGAAGTGTACCGCTTGTTTTGAAGAAGAAATGCCTGGTTCAGGCAACTCCTTGGACACCTTGTTCCCGAACCTGTGACATGGGCATATCTGATAGAGTGACCAATGAAAACAATAAATGTGAAATAAGAAAGGAAAAGAGACTGTGCTACATTCAACCATGCCAAGCAACATTTCCAAAGTCCGTAAAG ATCCCTAAAGGAAGAACATGTCAGCCTACATTCCAGCTTGCCAAAGCAGAGAAACTAGTATTTTCTGGATGCACAAGTAGACAAAAATACAAACCTACCTTTTGTGGAATCTGCCTGGACAAGAGATGTTGCATACCCAACAAATCTATAATGATTACAGTGCAGTTTGACTGTCCCAAGGAAGGCTCCTTTAAGTGGAAGATGATGTGGATTACGTCTTGTGTTTGCCAGAAGACATGCAATGATCCTGGAAATATATTTTCTGAACTCAAACTTTTGTAG